In Mytilus trossulus isolate FHL-02 chromosome 14, PNRI_Mtr1.1.1.hap1, whole genome shotgun sequence, a genomic segment contains:
- the LOC134698113 gene encoding uncharacterized protein LOC134698113, with the protein MLIIRAMVIHLIITMVYLVSGGVFHSGKYLESQILKVFFNVGPRMCMLRCTRYAGCTAFNFVKSHLYCELLNSTQQATPIDKGHYMYSEMSTWTIESDTCWPNPCSFGETCIITSKDLPVCVKLERADYLGCYKDDASRHLKHNMTNSYYMSLVFCKQHCSGYQFCGLQAGGFCLCGNVLIESEYPKIPEAECDYDCLKANEVTHHNSKELNNK; encoded by the exons ATGTTGATTATTAGAGCAATGGTCATCCACTTAATTATCACAATGGTGTATTTAGTATCTGGTGGAGTTTTTCATAGTGGCAAGTACCTTGAATCTCAGATACTGAAAGTGTTTTTCAATGTAGGACCAAGGATGTGCATGCTAAGATGCACTAGGTACGCTGGGTGTACTGCTTTCAACTTCGTTAAAAGCCATTTATACTGCGAACTGCTTAACTCGACTCAACAGGCCACACCAATAGATAAGGGACATTACATGTACTCAGAAATGTCAACATGGACGATT GAATCAGATACATGCTGGCCAAATCCGTGTTCATTTGGAGAAACCTGTATCATCACGAGTAAAGACCTTCCAGTGTGTGTTAAACTCg AGAGAGCAGATTATCTAGGTTGTTACAAGGATGATGCTAGCAGGCATTTGAAACACAACATGACAAACAGCTATTACATGTCTCTTGTATTTTGTAAGCAACATTGCAGTGGATACCAATTTTGTGGCTTGCAA GCAGGTGGCTTCTGTCTATGTGGAAATGTCCTGATTGAAAGTGAATATCCAAAAATTCCAGAAGCAGAATGCGACTACGATT GTTTAAAAGCAAATGAGGTGACACACCATAACTCTAAAgaactaaataataaatga